One genomic window of Leptospira johnsonii includes the following:
- a CDS encoding ParB/RepB/Spo0J family partition protein produces the protein MAKRADFAGLDLLTAFGGDESLKKEILLSDIITNPEQPRVFGKEDVSDLVESMKRLGLIEPIVVRKLGKKFQIVAGERRFQAAKVIGWKSIPVVETEASEDRCYEMALAENEKRKSLNPWEVGRAIQFLRKERKKTAEEVGKILGYTERYVKQLSSIARLDQKSVSELLKSGSDLSVKNLETLLKKKEGRGGETISPRKPGERVTLDLKHLSVKNRESFLRELSNLKKKYGLS, from the coding sequence ATGGCAAAAAGAGCTGATTTTGCAGGGCTGGATTTATTAACAGCTTTCGGCGGGGATGAGTCCCTCAAAAAAGAAATTCTTCTTTCGGATATTATTACTAATCCCGAGCAGCCTAGGGTTTTTGGAAAAGAAGACGTAAGCGATCTTGTGGAATCCATGAAACGTTTGGGACTGATAGAACCTATTGTTGTCCGCAAGTTAGGTAAGAAGTTTCAAATAGTTGCAGGGGAAAGAAGATTCCAAGCTGCTAAGGTCATAGGGTGGAAATCCATTCCGGTGGTGGAAACGGAAGCTTCCGAGGACAGATGTTATGAGATGGCTTTAGCGGAGAATGAAAAACGTAAAAGTCTAAATCCTTGGGAAGTAGGTCGTGCTATCCAATTCTTAAGAAAGGAAAGAAAAAAAACCGCTGAAGAAGTAGGTAAGATCCTAGGTTATACCGAAAGATATGTGAAACAGTTAAGCTCTATAGCAAGACTGGATCAAAAATCCGTTTCTGAGTTGTTAAAAAGTGGGAGCGACCTTTCTGTCAAAAATCTGGAAACCCTTCTGAAAAAGAAAGAAGGACGGGGGGGTGAAACGATTTCACCCCGCAAGCCAGGAGAAAGGGTTACCCTGGATCTTAAACATTTGAGCGTTAAGAATAGAGAATCTTTCTTAAGGGAACTTTCTAACCTGAAGAAAAAATACGGATTGAGCTAA
- a CDS encoding NADPH-dependent FMN reductase — MKIGIIVGSQQKESQSSKVGEFLNSKLKEMSVDTWTLDLGKNPLPIYDSTQTGDDKVWTGLWKPIDENLKSSEGFVFITPEYGGMASPAIKNFFLHAGLVQLGHKPGLLASVSSGRGGAFPINEMRASSYKNTKICYIPEHLIFRDVEHLINGGEPVSPEDSFIRERSVFALKILVAYANSLSEIRESGVVQDPRFKNGMS, encoded by the coding sequence ATGAAAATCGGAATCATCGTTGGCTCCCAACAAAAAGAATCTCAATCCTCTAAAGTAGGCGAATTTTTAAATTCTAAATTAAAAGAAATGTCCGTGGATACTTGGACATTAGACCTGGGAAAAAATCCTCTTCCCATTTACGATTCTACTCAGACAGGCGACGATAAGGTCTGGACAGGCCTTTGGAAACCTATCGACGAAAATTTAAAGAGTTCGGAAGGTTTTGTTTTCATCACTCCCGAGTACGGAGGTATGGCGAGTCCCGCTATTAAAAATTTCTTCCTTCATGCCGGTCTTGTTCAGCTGGGTCATAAGCCTGGGCTTCTTGCTTCTGTTTCTTCGGGTCGAGGTGGGGCCTTTCCGATCAACGAGATGAGGGCGAGCAGTTATAAAAATACAAAGATCTGTTATATCCCGGAACATTTGATCTTTAGGGACGTGGAACATCTGATCAATGGAGGAGAACCTGTATCTCCGGAAGATAGTTTTATCAGAGAAAGAAGTGTATTCGCTTTGAAGATCCTGGTTGCTTATGCGAATTCTTTATCTGAGATCCGTGAGTCCGGTGTGGTCCAGGACCCTAGATTTAAGAACGGAATGTCCTGA
- a CDS encoding cyclic nucleotide-binding domain-containing protein has protein sequence MNKINIQAGQIIFREGELNNSMYIIISGTVEIFFTHKNSATRLALMKKGDFFGEMALFRAKPRTATARAVMDTEMVAVESKQQLERYLLANPEFAAKMVRILADRLANTNELLISKLNEITTKEIEYQIGEP, from the coding sequence ATGAATAAAATTAATATCCAGGCCGGCCAAATTATTTTCAGAGAAGGCGAGTTGAACAACTCGATGTATATCATAATCTCCGGGACAGTTGAAATATTTTTTACTCATAAAAACTCGGCCACTCGTTTGGCTTTGATGAAGAAGGGCGATTTTTTCGGTGAGATGGCTTTGTTCAGAGCTAAGCCAAGAACTGCAACTGCAAGAGCGGTGATGGATACCGAAATGGTTGCGGTAGAATCCAAACAACAATTAGAAAGATATCTACTCGCTAATCCGGAATTTGCCGCTAAGATGGTGAGAATTTTGGCAGACCGTTTGGCGAATACAAACGAACTTTTGATCTCCAAGCTGAACGAAATTACTACAAAAGAAATCGAATATCAGATAGGCGAGCCATGA
- a CDS encoding GGDEF domain-containing protein, with translation MRNLQEELKEKEEEIQKLKELLELYERVSKLGEVELLAAEQTLNAHETTANLARNELIEMRDRFKGLGQVNSERKTAILEIVNDKEAPLPSLANKFEEMGKKDDYFYSDFFRIIANLDLPESEARSLWKEIYSHAEGLSKQLGRSMNFVVALLDYIYLKNRLIENPKIVDIYSFEEIILNAVIDEGTGIYNRRYFNLVLNKEVTRSKRYKRNFCLFLFDLDNFKKINDTKGHSFGDDILKLVAGTLMYAFRTEDISCRVGGEEFAVILPETTKENAKVAIERFRTYLRNSSKNDFGIEVTVSGGVAEYPGDADESNRLYSFSDAKLYEAKAAGKDRITYV, from the coding sequence ATGCGAAATCTACAAGAAGAACTAAAAGAAAAAGAAGAGGAAATCCAAAAACTCAAGGAACTGTTGGAGCTCTACGAAAGAGTTTCCAAGCTGGGAGAAGTAGAATTACTCGCAGCGGAACAGACCCTTAACGCCCACGAAACCACAGCGAATCTCGCTAGAAACGAACTCATAGAAATGAGAGACCGGTTCAAGGGCTTGGGTCAGGTCAATTCCGAAAGAAAAACCGCAATCTTAGAGATCGTAAACGATAAGGAAGCGCCACTTCCTAGCCTCGCGAATAAATTCGAAGAGATGGGAAAGAAGGACGATTATTTTTACTCCGACTTTTTCAGAATAATTGCAAATCTGGATCTGCCCGAATCCGAAGCAAGATCCCTCTGGAAAGAGATCTATTCCCATGCAGAAGGTTTAAGCAAACAACTGGGTAGAAGTATGAACTTCGTAGTCGCACTTCTAGATTATATTTATTTAAAGAATCGATTGATAGAAAACCCGAAGATCGTGGATATCTACTCATTCGAAGAGATCATCCTAAACGCAGTCATAGACGAAGGAACAGGGATCTACAATAGAAGGTACTTCAACCTTGTCCTAAACAAAGAGGTCACCAGAAGTAAAAGGTATAAAAGAAATTTCTGCTTATTCCTATTCGATCTGGACAATTTTAAGAAGATCAACGATACCAAAGGACATTCTTTCGGGGACGATATCTTAAAACTGGTGGCCGGAACACTGATGTATGCATTCAGGACGGAGGACATCAGTTGTAGAGTGGGTGGAGAAGAATTTGCGGTTATTCTTCCCGAAACCACCAAAGAAAACGCAAAAGTAGCGATCGAAAGATTCAGGACTTATTTAAGAAATTCCTCCAAGAACGATTTCGGGATAGAGGTTACAGTATCCGGCGGGGTCGCAGAATACCCTGGAGACGCAGATGAAAGCAACAGATTGTACTCGTTCTCGGACGCAAAACTATATGAGGCAAAAGCCGCGGGAAAAGACCGCATTACGTATGTCTGA
- a CDS encoding SDR family NAD(P)-dependent oxidoreductase has translation MSKGPNKKKIIITGASSGIGRELALLYGKEGHDLAITSRRKKVLEDIAKEIRSFKKGGKVILASLDVSESGDNFKVLPKLAKELGGVDLFIANAGISTNSSFGQKSFEADKAVIDTNLIGLMAGISALQPIFREQKKGQIVGISSVASFRGLPGSASYSTSKAAVSTYLEALRGEVRPFGVKVTVIHPGFIDTPINQKLKSRPFLVSAEKGAKKIYDRIESGVRSATVPWFPWAMVGVLMRSVPEFLWEKIGPK, from the coding sequence ATGTCTAAAGGTCCTAATAAGAAAAAAATTATTATCACAGGAGCTAGCTCCGGTATCGGTAGAGAGCTTGCTCTTTTATACGGAAAGGAAGGCCACGATCTGGCAATCACTTCTAGACGTAAGAAAGTTTTAGAGGATATTGCAAAAGAGATCCGCTCCTTCAAAAAGGGAGGCAAGGTGATCTTGGCTTCCTTGGATGTTTCCGAGTCCGGAGATAATTTTAAAGTTCTTCCTAAACTTGCTAAGGAACTTGGCGGAGTAGATCTATTCATTGCGAACGCAGGAATTTCTACCAACTCTTCTTTCGGTCAAAAAAGTTTCGAAGCAGATAAGGCAGTAATCGATACAAATTTGATAGGACTCATGGCCGGTATCTCCGCTTTGCAACCGATCTTTAGAGAACAGAAAAAAGGACAGATCGTAGGAATTTCTTCCGTTGCTTCGTTTAGAGGTCTTCCTGGTTCGGCAAGTTATTCTACTTCTAAGGCAGCAGTTTCTACTTATTTAGAAGCGCTTAGGGGAGAAGTTCGACCGTTCGGAGTGAAGGTCACAGTCATTCATCCGGGTTTTATCGATACTCCGATCAATCAAAAGTTGAAATCCCGACCTTTTCTTGTTTCCGCAGAAAAGGGCGCTAAAAAAATTTACGATAGGATAGAATCGGGAGTTCGATCCGCTACTGTTCCTTGGTTTCCTTGGGCAATGGTCGGAGTTCTGATGAGATCGGTCCCTGAATTTTTATGGGAGAAGATCGGACCTAAATAA
- a CDS encoding low molecular weight protein-tyrosine-phosphatase — translation MVGTPDSSNIYKVLFVCLGNICRSPAAEGAFVDLLEKKGFSSLFEVDSCGTSRYHIGELADPRTRQTARKKGIELTHKARQFKRSDFEYYDFILAMDRSNHKDLGALASNEEERKKIHLFRKFQKGQGKDSEVPDPYYGTLKDFEEVHQIVSEASEGFLDYVLSKNGVKNA, via the coding sequence ATGGTAGGAACTCCAGACTCTTCGAATATCTACAAAGTTCTCTTCGTATGTTTGGGGAATATCTGCAGATCTCCTGCGGCAGAGGGCGCTTTCGTCGATTTACTAGAGAAGAAGGGATTTTCTTCTCTCTTTGAAGTGGATTCCTGCGGCACTTCTCGCTACCATATCGGAGAATTGGCCGACCCTAGGACCAGGCAAACCGCCCGTAAGAAGGGAATAGAGCTCACTCATAAGGCGAGACAATTTAAAAGATCCGATTTTGAATATTACGATTTTATTCTGGCGATGGATAGATCCAACCATAAGGATCTAGGAGCTCTCGCTTCGAATGAAGAAGAAAGAAAAAAAATTCATTTGTTCAGAAAGTTCCAGAAGGGCCAAGGAAAAGATTCCGAGGTTCCCGATCCATATTACGGAACTTTAAAGGATTTCGAAGAAGTCCACCAGATAGTTTCCGAGGCTTCGGAAGGATTTCTGGATTACGTCTTGAGTAAAAATGGAGTAAAGAATGCCTAA
- a CDS encoding NAD(P)/FAD-dependent oxidoreductase: protein MPKGEKKKVVVIGVGFGGLQAIKKLSKEEDLEIIAIDKKNHHLFQPLLYQVATAVLSPADIAIPTRSLIGDKKNVTVYLGEVEKIDVQAKKVYFQGHSEDYDYLILAAGAKSGYFGNDHWKKYSIGLKSLKDALAIRTKILTSFEHAELAGDPEIAKKHLNYVIIGGGPTGVELAGSIAELSHEIVRNEFHTIDPALAKITLIEASPRLLAAFAPKLSEFAKIRLEKRGVEVLTGTKVLEIDENGVKIEGRTIASSTVIWAAGVQANSIGASLGVPTDRMGRVMVDEFCNVEGHPEVFVIGDIANYSKGLERPLPGVSPVAMQQGRYVAALIRGDLKSKKRKPFHYRDKGSMATIGRQDAVAQVGNFRLRGFFGWVVWLFIHIFYQVGFKNKISIFITWVWSYMTFRAEARLIQDEVESNSVGSSPPN from the coding sequence ATGCCTAAGGGTGAAAAAAAGAAAGTAGTAGTAATCGGAGTAGGTTTCGGGGGATTGCAAGCGATCAAAAAACTATCCAAAGAAGAAGATTTGGAGATTATCGCTATCGATAAAAAAAATCACCATTTATTCCAACCTTTATTATACCAAGTAGCCACTGCAGTGTTAAGTCCTGCAGACATCGCAATCCCTACCAGATCTCTTATCGGGGACAAGAAAAACGTAACAGTTTATTTGGGAGAAGTGGAGAAAATAGATGTCCAGGCCAAAAAGGTCTATTTCCAAGGACATTCAGAAGATTATGATTATCTAATATTGGCCGCAGGCGCTAAATCCGGCTATTTCGGGAATGATCATTGGAAAAAATATTCCATAGGATTAAAATCCTTAAAGGATGCACTTGCTATCCGAACTAAAATTCTAACTTCTTTCGAGCATGCGGAACTTGCGGGAGATCCTGAAATTGCCAAAAAACATCTGAATTATGTAATTATTGGTGGAGGTCCTACAGGTGTGGAGCTTGCAGGTTCCATCGCAGAATTATCTCATGAGATCGTTCGAAACGAATTCCACACGATCGATCCTGCTTTAGCAAAGATCACTTTGATCGAGGCTTCACCTAGGCTGTTGGCAGCATTCGCTCCTAAGTTAAGCGAATTTGCAAAGATCCGTTTGGAAAAAAGAGGAGTGGAAGTCCTAACAGGAACAAAGGTCCTCGAAATAGACGAGAACGGAGTCAAGATAGAAGGCAGAACCATCGCTTCTTCTACCGTGATCTGGGCTGCAGGAGTGCAGGCAAATTCTATCGGAGCTTCTTTAGGAGTTCCTACCGACAGAATGGGAAGAGTGATGGTGGATGAGTTCTGCAATGTAGAAGGTCATCCTGAAGTTTTTGTGATAGGCGATATTGCGAATTATTCGAAAGGTTTAGAAAGACCTTTGCCTGGAGTTTCTCCGGTTGCAATGCAGCAAGGAAGATATGTTGCCGCTCTCATTAGAGGAGATCTGAAATCTAAAAAAAGAAAACCTTTCCATTATAGAGACAAGGGAAGTATGGCGACTATCGGAAGACAAGACGCTGTTGCTCAGGTCGGGAATTTCAGATTGAGAGGATTTTTCGGATGGGTCGTTTGGTTATTCATTCATATTTTCTATCAGGTAGGATTTAAGAATAAGATCTCCATCTTTATCACTTGGGTTTGGTCTTATATGACATTTCGTGCAGAAGCTAGATTGATCCAGGATGAGGTTGAATCCAATTCCGTCGGGTCTTCTCCGCCAAATTAA
- a CDS encoding SDR family oxidoreductase, which translates to MQTDLWKGKTIVITGGSSGIGEALLESLSQVPCKLINLSRSEPELVRKISKKKEKRPAEIFHIQADLSSEKEINKAVAKLAKLTDGIDVLFNNAGITAHSRFDQTQIEAFRRAFDVNFFGPVFLTMRLLPFLKKNKGAVMVTSTVSGLYGIPARSAYSSSKSALHAVMESARIELSEEGLRFIIFCPPYTKTNLRSNGIDGDGQKLEEPHYSGKSKTPQEVAEKMIRSIEDPNSRLVVMDKSGLFVQWMRNISPSFLEKVLYKKLYKDFH; encoded by the coding sequence ATGCAAACTGATCTTTGGAAAGGCAAGACAATCGTAATTACCGGAGGCTCTTCCGGGATAGGAGAGGCTTTATTAGAAAGTTTGTCCCAGGTCCCTTGCAAGCTGATCAATCTTTCCAGATCAGAGCCGGAACTCGTTCGTAAAATTTCCAAGAAGAAGGAAAAACGACCTGCGGAAATTTTTCATATTCAGGCGGATCTTTCTTCTGAGAAAGAGATCAACAAAGCAGTTGCTAAGCTTGCAAAATTGACGGACGGTATTGATGTTCTTTTCAATAACGCAGGCATAACTGCTCATTCTAGATTCGACCAAACGCAGATAGAGGCATTCCGAAGGGCGTTTGACGTGAATTTTTTCGGTCCTGTATTTCTTACTATGAGACTTCTTCCTTTTTTGAAAAAGAATAAGGGAGCGGTCATGGTAACTTCTACAGTCAGCGGACTCTATGGGATCCCTGCGAGAAGTGCATATTCTTCTTCTAAATCTGCGTTACATGCCGTTATGGAATCCGCTCGTATAGAACTTTCGGAAGAAGGTCTTCGTTTTATCATATTCTGTCCCCCTTATACCAAAACGAATCTAAGATCTAACGGTATAGACGGGGACGGCCAGAAATTGGAAGAACCTCATTATTCCGGCAAAAGTAAAACTCCGCAAGAAGTTGCAGAAAAGATGATCCGTTCTATAGAAGATCCTAACTCAAGACTCGTAGTAATGGACAAGAGCGGATTATTCGTCCAATGGATGAGAAATATTTCTCCATCGTTTTTGGAAAAAGTATTATATAAAAAACTTTATAAGGACTTTCATTAA
- a CDS encoding SRPBCC family protein has protein sequence METRSIIKEFKYDFPLEKVWSAVTVNEELIHWLADKVTGRPKLGGTFSWTWNLGPEGELTSTGIYKKIVPFQELILQWQNHPAGDIELKLEFEKDGDATLLKLTNSGYPTGEKFDHWIEAASEGWDEESMHLLEYLRKN, from the coding sequence ATGGAAACAAGAAGCATTATTAAAGAATTCAAATATGATTTTCCTTTGGAAAAAGTTTGGAGTGCGGTGACTGTCAACGAGGAGTTGATCCATTGGTTGGCGGATAAAGTAACCGGACGTCCTAAACTAGGCGGCACTTTCTCCTGGACTTGGAATCTGGGCCCCGAAGGAGAACTTACTTCAACTGGTATTTATAAAAAGATCGTTCCTTTTCAAGAGTTGATACTTCAATGGCAGAACCATCCCGCAGGAGATATAGAACTCAAGCTTGAGTTTGAAAAAGACGGAGATGCTACTCTTCTTAAGCTCACCAACTCAGGATATCCTACAGGAGAAAAATTCGACCATTGGATCGAGGCTGCTTCCGAAGGCTGGGACGAAGAAAGTATGCATTTGCTAGAATACCTCAGGAAGAACTAA
- a CDS encoding PLU-1-like domain protein — MNFPELDAYFQSLTDITDTISILNSPYDSEFDSDITKMEDFLNDIQSKDWLNTDKEYFNLFTSHFSFHIKIVEEIVREAREILHPERRMHVKRLVGYCKAAEEWLADLQKRRRATETLATA, encoded by the coding sequence GTGAACTTTCCAGAACTAGACGCTTACTTTCAAAGTCTTACGGATATCACGGATACGATTTCGATTTTAAACTCTCCGTACGATTCCGAATTCGATTCAGATATCACTAAGATGGAAGACTTCTTAAATGATATCCAATCCAAAGATTGGCTCAATACAGACAAAGAATACTTTAACTTATTCACCAGCCACTTTTCCTTTCATATCAAAATAGTAGAAGAGATCGTCCGCGAAGCGAGGGAGATCCTACATCCTGAACGTCGTATGCACGTAAAACGTTTGGTAGGATACTGCAAAGCAGCCGAAGAATGGTTGGCAGATCTTCAAAAGCGCCGCAGAGCTACCGAAACTCTCGCAACTGCTTGA
- a CDS encoding DUF1574 domain-containing protein yields MSENELKQNEKINFFTHPFLFYPVLLFIFIFALDKIFFLDKVRDYVKVELTYIYYDVKQDLLKEMISKFGKNAEKKSDKKLVLLMGSSRMLYFKNEEILDFYPDWEVYNLSSAVTTPAYYLYFLERLFEAGVKPDFLVLEADPFQFNANSTTFKKSNLANSFDLRFVLSNAWDLGKENVNYYLANYFFGVSKNKPYLANVYSHLTNKKFEQADLIKKLTIDSLHRDKGNAISPAGGFMEKDYGKLEASSIRTIGWIYPKYSPSEMQFSFYEKILDRVKEEGVPTLVVRPEVSLPLENLLKEMNIPAPWWERIRPINQKFGIPIIDMAEASDYECNTFADSGHMAVDCYRPFLRFLRMRYPGE; encoded by the coding sequence GTGTCCGAGAACGAACTCAAACAGAACGAAAAAATTAATTTTTTCACCCATCCTTTTCTATTCTATCCCGTACTTCTTTTTATATTCATATTCGCTCTAGATAAAATTTTCTTTTTGGATAAGGTCAGAGACTACGTAAAAGTAGAATTAACCTATATCTATTACGACGTTAAGCAGGATCTCTTAAAGGAGATGATCTCTAAGTTCGGTAAGAACGCGGAGAAAAAGTCCGACAAAAAATTGGTACTTTTGATGGGTTCTTCCAGGATGTTATACTTCAAGAACGAAGAGATCCTGGACTTCTATCCGGACTGGGAAGTATATAATCTTTCTTCTGCTGTAACTACTCCTGCATACTATTTATACTTTTTGGAAAGATTATTCGAAGCAGGCGTAAAACCCGACTTTTTGGTTTTAGAAGCGGATCCTTTTCAATTCAATGCAAACAGCACTACATTCAAAAAATCGAATTTAGCGAATAGTTTCGATCTTAGATTTGTACTTTCCAATGCCTGGGATCTAGGTAAGGAGAATGTGAACTATTATTTGGCTAACTATTTCTTCGGAGTAAGTAAGAACAAGCCGTATCTGGCAAATGTGTATTCTCATCTTACCAATAAGAAATTCGAGCAAGCAGACCTGATCAAAAAACTGACGATAGACTCTCTGCATAGAGACAAGGGGAATGCGATCTCTCCTGCTGGCGGTTTTATGGAGAAGGATTACGGCAAACTGGAAGCAAGTTCTATCCGTACGATCGGCTGGATCTATCCTAAATACTCTCCCTCCGAAATGCAATTTTCCTTTTACGAAAAGATCCTGGATAGAGTGAAAGAAGAGGGAGTTCCTACCTTGGTGGTCCGTCCCGAAGTTTCTTTACCGTTAGAAAATCTTCTGAAAGAAATGAATATCCCGGCTCCTTGGTGGGAAAGAATCCGCCCGATCAACCAAAAGTTCGGGATCCCCATCATTGATATGGCGGAAGCATCCGACTACGAGTGTAATACTTTTGCGGACAGCGGGCATATGGCCGTGGATTGTTACCGTCCATTCTTACGCTTTTTAAGAATGAGATATCCGGGAGAGTAA
- a CDS encoding LIC20035 family adhesin yields the protein MKKIISTAVSISLLIGCSSTSVVENKGKAAEFQILEPNIRVEKFKETFNLKAEGPVNLDCAGKPCTPDQASALTPDQIKKLKRNGSWKEYVEKEDLQKNKFSVLVRVGNYKDDKREGIWKTLYETGETLRETPYVAGVKEGEDKKLAKDGTQLESTIYKADKKNGPYWSKTDKGILSDEGTYADDKKVGTWKDYYNEDGAKKSVIEFKDGKKSGKETNYHKDGNTVSSEGNNSDDLKTGYWKNYYENGSTQSEGNYAPKGAGADKKSLRIGAWKEYYKNGKLFAEGQRDHTRKGDWTFYWSNGNPAYKGTMMNEMMMSSAEVYDKDGTIVGKGKLLFDLLLMDEKTDELKAKYKPDFPFAYYKNGKKSFEIAANGTAVEYDESGAKIGQGPIMPGTNQKNDCWTTPQGKKYYVNGRENPKMGELQGCK from the coding sequence ATGAAAAAAATTATATCCACAGCGGTTTCAATTTCTCTTTTGATCGGATGTTCTTCTACGAGCGTCGTTGAGAACAAGGGCAAGGCTGCAGAGTTCCAAATTTTAGAGCCGAATATCAGAGTAGAAAAATTCAAAGAAACATTCAATTTAAAGGCAGAAGGTCCGGTTAACTTGGACTGCGCCGGTAAACCTTGTACGCCGGACCAAGCCAGCGCATTAACTCCCGACCAGATCAAAAAACTAAAACGTAACGGTTCTTGGAAAGAATATGTGGAGAAGGAAGATCTTCAAAAAAATAAATTCTCCGTTCTGGTCCGCGTAGGTAATTATAAGGACGATAAAAGAGAAGGTATCTGGAAAACATTATACGAAACAGGAGAAACTTTAAGAGAGACTCCTTATGTTGCCGGAGTGAAAGAAGGTGAAGATAAAAAACTCGCAAAAGACGGGACCCAACTTGAAAGCACGATCTACAAAGCCGACAAGAAGAATGGTCCATACTGGTCCAAAACGGACAAAGGTATCTTGAGCGACGAAGGCACTTACGCAGATGATAAAAAAGTAGGGACCTGGAAAGATTATTATAACGAAGACGGAGCCAAAAAATCCGTAATCGAATTCAAAGACGGTAAAAAAAGCGGTAAAGAAACGAATTATCATAAAGACGGGAACACTGTCTCTTCCGAAGGAAACAATTCGGACGATCTAAAAACTGGTTATTGGAAAAACTATTACGAGAACGGATCTACTCAATCCGAAGGTAACTACGCTCCGAAAGGCGCGGGTGCGGATAAAAAATCTCTCAGAATAGGCGCATGGAAAGAATATTATAAAAACGGAAAACTTTTCGCGGAAGGCCAGAGGGATCATACTCGTAAGGGAGATTGGACCTTCTATTGGAGCAACGGAAATCCTGCGTATAAAGGAACCATGATGAATGAAATGATGATGAGTTCCGCAGAAGTATACGATAAGGACGGGACGATTGTAGGAAAAGGAAAACTTCTTTTCGACCTTCTGCTCATGGACGAAAAAACGGACGAACTGAAGGCCAAATACAAGCCGGATTTCCCGTTTGCATATTATAAAAACGGCAAGAAGTCCTTTGAAATTGCCGCGAACGGAACTGCGGTCGAGTATGACGAGTCCGGAGCCAAGATTGGACAAGGGCCGATTATGCCTGGAACCAACCAAAAAAACGATTGTTGGACCACGCCTCAGGGTAAAAAATATTACGTGAACGGTAGAGAAAATCCTAAAATGGGAGAGTTGCAAGGCTGTAAGTGA
- a CDS encoding LIC20036 family protein, whose amino-acid sequence MEKIITNNDLKKISLGILVAAPLFFLLGYFVRGCSSVNRQAKVTYSGSFTEGTLVSLNSKNVILQDPDFSIPLETVEKIEFLEDAQSLNPNQVPLSDAEKSFVGTYKVQIGIHKGILSIFPRKTGGIGATLRFTNWGKGSNEILTGIRVTGKSIRFVRSCAGARCSEIGSNVPFTQTYTGDLDGKKIQGAYQGTNSSGRWLAER is encoded by the coding sequence TTGGAAAAAATTATCACCAATAACGATCTCAAAAAAATCAGCCTAGGGATACTGGTAGCTGCTCCGTTATTCTTCTTACTTGGATATTTTGTCCGAGGATGTAGCTCCGTAAATAGACAGGCAAAAGTAACGTATAGCGGTTCCTTTACGGAAGGGACCCTGGTTTCATTAAATTCTAAAAATGTTATATTGCAGGACCCTGATTTTTCTATTCCTCTGGAAACTGTGGAGAAGATAGAATTTTTAGAAGACGCGCAAAGTTTAAACCCGAACCAAGTTCCTTTGAGCGATGCTGAAAAATCATTCGTAGGGACTTACAAGGTACAGATTGGGATCCACAAAGGAATACTGAGTATCTTTCCTCGCAAAACAGGAGGAATAGGAGCTACTTTACGTTTTACGAATTGGGGAAAAGGATCAAACGAGATCTTGACCGGGATCAGAGTGACGGGCAAGTCTATTCGTTTTGTAAGATCCTGCGCCGGAGCAAGATGTTCCGAGATAGGTAGCAATGTTCCTTTCACCCAAACTTATACCGGAGATCTGGACGGTAAAAAAATCCAAGGCGCTTACCAAGGCACGAATAGTTCAGGCCGTTGGCTTGCAGAGCGTTAA